Below is a genomic region from Drosophila albomicans strain 15112-1751.03 chromosome 2R, ASM965048v2, whole genome shotgun sequence.
CTTTCACATTAGATAAGGCGACTGCCTGTTTGTCTGCCAAACGGATGAATGGCTGGCCCGAATGAATGACTGTCAACATAAGAAGAACTGCAGCTGCAAAGGTGTAGCGTACAATATAGTATTGGAGTTGAGCTTGACTCTGAAGATGCAGCAGGAGTGGCAGATGGCAGGTGGCAGGTGCAcctgctgctgtagctgaagTTGAGGTTGAGGCTGAGACAAACAAAGTACCATTGAAATTAAGCCCAGATAGTGTCCTTACTGATTGCTTCCTGTATGCTAGCCATTGCAGTCTGCCTTCCTGCACAGCCACTTCCGTTGTCTTCTCGGTGCTCGCTGCTCGAAGCTCGGTCTCGTCGTGTCAGTTGAttgtgtctctctgtgtgtgtgcgtatccTTCGCAGCTCCAATGTCTTACGTCACATTTATCTAGAAAGTTTTCTTATTCAGACTCCCTAACGAAAGATGTCCTCGACatcaaacatacacacaatgGCAATAGATTTCAAAAACTTTTAGCTACTGCACGTTGCACTGTCCACTCCTCAAGTAGGGAACAACAGAATAGGGGCTTTGGGCAAGGGAATGTGTATTGTATAATAGCTCAAATGATGTGTTTACACTATCATATAAATGTCACATGCTTGGCGCCCTTTGTTTGCTGTCTGTTGGACGCAAAAGCAACCCTTTGTATTTATAGTCCCGCTCACACAATAGATTATTTCTGTTTGCACTTGGCCTCAAGTGCGGTCAAGACAGGACACATACAATGCTACAAACATCTCGCTTACGTCCTGTGGGCAGGGTAATTACGTCaggtgttgctgctggtgtcaACTTGTTATCTATTATCTTTGCACTTGGGATGCGTGTCATTTATTACCAATGGGAGCACTTGCTATAATCAACCCTCAAATTTGACTTTGACGTCTACCCCCAAGGCTATAATCTCTCTTTGATTCGATTCGAATTGAACAgtttacaataaaatgttgagtcattcaaaaattgttcaaaGTCCTTAAGTCAgaaatttaaaacacaaatatttaattgggATATTTACATATCTCGCTAACTGATTATTTTTCATGAGCAGTGTAACTGCTCCTTCGTCAAATAAGCCACACAATTTAATACCACTCTTAGCTTCGGACGTTTCACTTCCTGACGCTAACGTGCATTTAAAACCGGTCCATaacaatagaaatatttatggGAAAATGAGGGGCAATGTTAtgaaaatatggaaaataatGTGGAGAAAAAGTCAACAGAATAAAGCGAAACTTAAAATGAgatgaaaattataaagtaaCTACAAAATCTGGATAAGAAATACGGCCAAAGCTCGGGAGTTGGTGTAAAAGTTGAATAGTGAACAATATGGAAGGCGGGGAGGTGTAGAGAAAAAGAGCAGTGCAAagcattgcaaaaaaaagggagcaaaggaaatggcaaaagtcataaaatgtCGAGCTTTACGAGTGCAAAACGCAAGGGTCTAATCTGGGTTTAGTATCAAAACTTGTTAGTGCAAAAGGAAAGTAGGGGTGGAAGTGGAAAATGCGAGAGGAGGGAAGAGGGAAGAGGGCAGCCGAAGAGGTCCTTTAATAAGCAATGTCAACGCATACATATGTGCGGGGGTCAGGCGGGGGAATGGGCTTGGTTTTTAGTTGCTGCCCTTTTCTGCTGGAGACGGAAGcatttttgcactttgtgCAAATGGCAGAGGAAAATTTTGCAGCAAATGCCGTACAAAAATATcgcaacaataacattaaatGCAACTTATTTCAGCAACTCcgttccctctctctctcgttttttcTCTCTTGCCGCACTTATTTGCATGGCGTCACTTCCcactattgttattgttgttgcaacataCACAACATTGTTGTCGACTCGCTGGGAACTCTTCCTGCCACCTCCCCTTCTGCCTTCTGCCACCATCGCTCGGTCACTAAAGGGGAAAGGAGGTTGAGCTGTTTAAATGCCGCAACTAAATAACTTTGAGTGTCCTTTGAGTGGCCATTAGCAACGGAGCTTAGCGCGTAAGTGGGCCTGTTTTTATTGCCactactgttgctgttacttttttgttgcggCCATTGCAGTTGCCTTGAAAAGATTTCCTCGTTGCAAATGAACAAGTTGAAATGTTACCCCCATCCCCATCTGAGCATAAATCTACCAGAATAGTCCTTGCATTTTACTTTGTTGAAGCTCTGATTACAAAAGATACATTCGCTTATCCTACAAGAAATGAGTAAGTCTAACTTTTAACAGGACTCCGAATATTTGATAATTGTATTTACGCGAATTCAAAAATAGGACTTAAGttataatgttttttattattttaatacccGATACTCATAGAACTAAATGGTATTATGACATCTTCCTTcagtaaatatatgtaacaggcagaaggaggcaacTTCGACCCGATtcgatatgtacatatatatattcttattagCGACTAAAGACAATTTTACAATGTTCTTTTgtatcaatattaatattagttAGACATCGATATCAGATAATTGATAGCgatatcaatatataattttcgatAGTTCATAACTTAATGCGgttttcaatttacataatAGTCTATGAAACCAAGTGTATCTACTTCAATGATTCAAGGGTTTACACCAAAACTGCAAAGGCAATAGAAACAAATCAAGCAAGTATTAgcaatttaatcaattatgCGACACTGAGCTCATTTAAAGAggtataagtatatataaaatttatttattattcatcaaTTTACTCTTCTTAATTCTGCTTCACATCATAATAAGCAATTCGATCTGCAACGATCATATTCCTGTACAAAATGGTCAAATTGATCTTCttggctatttttttttaacattttcttcTCGGTCTATTTCCATTCATTTTTtactttggttttttttttaagaattgcAGAGCaagttgaaataattttaaggcGCAAAAATTACCAAGTGGAATAATCAACTGATTTTCATCGATATCGCACTTTTTTggataaatatcaaaatacgGCCACctttaacatttaataaataaattaaattaattcaaaattaaaaaaaaataaaattcaaatagcATGAATAAATTTGTACCTAAAATCGTGATTTTCGACAcattcaataataactacagtatttatgatgtatttgtgtgctttTGTATTGCAAAAAGCCTTCTGCAAACGGGTCTTAACTGCTTTGACTGAAAGTCTGGGATGTTTGGTACTCCatggtatactttgaatgtggtactctaacaatatataatattaaataaatcttttggcattattaagtatttttgcgatatattaattacgtatattttaagaataataccgcactgttttgctcttattaaaatgggtagcaggtattttacagtcgagcacattcgaatGTAATTGTCTTGCTTGTTTATATactagtatatgtatatacaagtTAGAAATTTATGTAGCCCTattgattataattaaatactaaacttattattatgaatttttcattgcaatgtattatatatccaatggttatattattataatgtttaatttaatataactttaTTTTAGGGCTGTCTTCATTGCGGATCAGCGTTTCCTCGCACTCAAGCAGCCAGACAAGTACTGGACACTTCAGATTAAATATGTGCAGGCGCGAGATGCCGGCACCTACGAGTGTCAGGTCTCCACGGAGCCCAAAGTGAGCGCGCGTGTCCAGCTGCAAGTTGTTGGTAAGTCACGGTCAGGAGCAAGGATAAGGACGTGAATATGAGACTAGTCCTTGTACTGCAACATGGCCAGAGCCTTTGAAGTGCATGCAATTAATGCATAATGTCAAAGGTCAAGTGGCAGTAAAtggatacacacacacacacacgcatacacccacacgcacacacaaacgaaCACATAAATGAATAAGAAGCATGCATATGTGAAAAGTTTTTAGTCAGACAGCACAAGAGGGGGAGAAGGGCATATTTGCATACGTGTAGAACTTTCATGCggtcgctttgcttttgctttggcaattgctcacaaaaattgcattgaaattgtgGTTTTGCTGAATGTTCATTGAAAAACATCTGAAAACTCTTTCTGACCAGCATAAAGAAAAATTGTACTTCAGCtttagcaaaagtttttttttaacgagaaaacttttgtgtgtgtgtattcttAGTTGGTTTTGTTAAGGCTGAATTCTAGGTTGCTGGCCAAAAcgagttaattaaatttcatatttgcccgcaaaatatacacacatcCAGAAATTACCTATTTGGACTACAAACTTCATTTGTCAATTATACTATTTTTGAACACACTAGATTGTTTTGGTGAATACTGACCAGTCTTATAAATATCAAGAACTATAAGCTTCGTTTGCCAACTTGTTCGTAAGCTACTAGTTTTTGTGATGTTTAACAAATGCTGAAATTGAATAGAATTTCAAGCGAAAACTCTTGGATTTCTATGGCAGATAAGTAAATCAGTCTTAAGACCAGAGAGAATGTGTGGCATGCAGCTGGGTGGGAGGCGCCACCGCCTGTTGCGAGGAGGGCGCAAACTCGATAAGGCGCTGCCAAAAAGTGATTTTCGCATATCCGGTTGAGCTAATTTGTATGCTAAGCACTCGTGTGTGCATGTGTCtcgtctgtgtgtttgtgtgctcgTGCTCATGTGTGGGTTTTAGGCATGACAAAGAGCAAGACGGCACTGTAATGTTGAATAGCAAGAGGCGACAGTGACGTCCAACAGGTAGTCGACCGAATGAGAAACTTGTATGAAATGGTAACAAGGGGTTTGATTGAAGCAGGGGTGAGAAAGGCACAGCATGTCATGGAGGGGGTAAATTACGTATGCGCGGCCACAGTGTGCGTTAATCTAACGACAAGTTGAGGAATAAAGGATTTCAATGCGTTCGTTGCCAACGGAGAATTCGAATACAATAGATTTTTGGGCCCAGGGATATTTTTTGTCAGACGgcaacggcggcggcggccTGCAGgcgtttttccatttttattttcgagaTTTTTCTTGGCCAGAAACAGCATAACCGTTATTTGCAGCCATTTGGCACACTGCGCCGCCAACTCGAAGTCTCATGTCCAACTTTGGCTTTGTCTGTTGAAATGGTGTTGGGTTTGAGTTCTGAACTGAATCTGAAGCTGTCGCTGAAGCTAGAGCTGGTTATGGTGTTCACTTGGCTGCCATAACCATTATCGGCAGCACCTAGTTTCCCTTGCCTCCGCCGCACCCCACCTCGAGCTCCATTGCTATTCCATTTTCAGcttccttttcttttctcatttttgtgattttgtgCCCTGCcatgtaatttgtatttattgcatCGTTTTGTCTGTGCAAACGACTAAAACTCCCTTTGCATGTTGTCGATTCTCGCCTCTCGTCCTCTCACCCTCCCCCCGCCTCCTCTGGAGCCCCTTTCGCAGTgtcctgctgcctgctgcctgctccATGGCATCGCTGTCCGATGCCAATGTATTTTATGTTAGGCTCTGCTTCTGCCTGATGCTTGATTTCTGAGCCCTCTTGGCCATTGCTCGTTGGGATAATGGGATCGTAGTTTTCGGTCAATTTGTTATGCCAATGCGTGCTTCCATGTCTCtagaaatgtgtgtgtgtgtgttggtgtgtgtttgggtgtgaatgtgtatttgttttctttgttgttggttaAAACGTCAGTTACTCTGGTTTTGGATCATTTACTTGATGTTTTGCTGCACAATGGTAGGAAACGTCAAAAGTGGCAAATGCTAATGACACGAACTGCTTCAGTTATAAGCTAAAATATATGTTCATACATAAAGTATACAACAATATGCAGATCAAACAGTTGAGACACCAACGGTAGTAAAGCTGCACATTTTTAATCAATGTAATgctttaaatatacttaaaagcTTTCTTCccaaaataatcaattttcGCCCATTGTCAGTTCCACACATCcagaatgaatgaatttatttttttctgcatCATTGAACGACAAACTAGATTTGGTTTTATGAGATTTGTTTTCTGCTCGTCTCGTTTGATTTCGCTCTCCATCTCCTCACCTCATCCTTTGCTCTGCTCAATTCTCATTCATTTACAGGATTGAGCTCGGTTCGTCtgcttatttaatttgctgctaATCTTGTACAGTCAAAGcccatttgtttttttttttttttggatttggtTTTGGTGTGCGGTATTGGATGGTGGAAAGCAGCAGTCGAtggttggtttttcttttggcggacgcttttactttttatctCGCCATCAAAAGTGACAATTTTGCTGAGATGTTTATACGCAGCCTCTGCACCCGGGCTGCACATTTGAAACTTAACTAATTTCCCTAAAAGCATTTTGCCATAAACCCAATTAATTTAAGTTGCCCTCATTTGTTTCACACTAATCCCCATCCACGTTTCCATTTCCTTTGTCCACTTGGCCGCATTCAGCTGAGAATTAGCTGAAATTGTGGTTACCGCATTGAAAACTTTTCGACTCCGCACTTAAAGTTTCTAtgtggttttattttatgccATGCTATCTTGcacttttataatttgatcAAAACTCAACCTTGATTTGCTTCaacgaaatattttataaataccatacgaaaaaaataattcaaagaaTTATTTTCTCTAtacatttttgtctttttcaccaacatacaaaaatgtttccaAATCCAATTTAAGCTGTCACCTAATACTAGCctgagttttttgtttttttggcaaaatatttgaaaataaatcgaGTATAGTAACTGGGCGAGGGACCATGGTGACAGCGGTGCTGTCGAAGAGGTAGGAACAAAATAGTAAGGGGCAAGGGTATTGGCTAATAACATTGCATACGCGTTTTGGTGCCGCGCGCATCGCGCATCCTTAGTCAAGCAACTGGAAAACTAACATGCACAACATGACGATTTTGACAAGCTGACACAGTTTGGTGTCAAACCAAAAGCGAAGAggctcacacacatgcacaattGTGCTTTTACATAGAGACACATGCGCGCTGAAATTTTGTGCagagttttgtgtgtgtaacagAAGGGAAAACTCGTCGTATACGTGATTTTGTCGAATTTGAAAGCGCACGTCGCACGTCGTACATCCAACATCGCACATCGCACACTTCTGGCCAATGGAAGAGTGGGTCGAGTGAtgtgagaatgtgtgtgtgtgcgtgtgtgtggcaacaatttCAACTTTCGCCcatgtattttttataaaggTTCTCGCATTTTGACACAACTTGTAACTTGTAAATTGTAACTGTAACTTGCAACTGACTGAGGCATACATAGTTCGTTATGCCAGCCAGTGCGTGTCTGCGGCGGCAAAGACAGCCAGCCAGCTGGCAGGGAGATGGAATCAGTAagtgaaaaattgaaaagtggATTTTGCTAGTGCCAACCGAAGCTTCGCTCTTCTCCGATCCCTCCCAAAAAAGGTGCACAGATTTACGTGTGGGACGTGACTAGCAGCTGTTAATTCAATAGATTAGCGCCAATGTCACAATTTCACACAGACACGCGCTGCGTTTCCCGTCGAATTTCCCTtatcaacatcatcattatcaccatcatcatcagcagtaCAATTATGAACATCATTATGTATGTCTTTGCAGTTCCTCGAACCGAAATTCTGGGTGAGCCCGATCGCTATGTTAAGGCTGGCAGCAATGTCGTCCTACGATGCATTGTGCGTGGTGCCTTAGAGCCTCCGACGTTCATCATGTGGTACCATGGCGCCGAGCAGTTGGCCGCCGATTCGCGTCGCCATCGCACACAATTGGATCCGAATTTGCCAGAGGCGAGCGGCGAGGGACAGAGCACGGTGAGTCACTCCCCAATTGTTCCcttgttgattttaatttaattacacttgATTTCGAATTGCGCCTCGCATTCGTTCGTGTGCCCACGTCCGTCTACCGTATCCTGTACGTTCTGTGCCAGgacacagcacacaacacacagcagaCAGCACACAGGACGCGTCAACTTcgcaaaattataatattgtttCATGCAAGTTTCATTTGCGAGGCATTTCAGTTACCAAATTGCCGGAAACGAAGTTCGTGCTGCGCCCAATAAAGTCCGGCAAAAGTCTTTCTGGGCAAATATTCATAATGTCTGGCCATTGCAAACGTGTCACAGGCACAcgataaatatttagttaatgTGCcacagatacatatatatatatattgtaaatgaATATCTTCCTCACCCACTTACTCGATGTTCTTGTACTTGTTTATCTTTTGCCTCGAGTTCTGGAAAGTTGTTGGCTTTTTGGCAACATAACAACATAAAAAGCACTTTAGTTGACATTTTCTTCTTgttctcattctctctctttcgctttctctttctcgCCCATCATTTCTTCCTGCATATCTTGTGAACCTGACTGAATCGCAGATCGGCTCATTAATCATTGAGTCAGCCAAGAAGCGTGATACTGGCAATTACACTTGTAGCCCCTCAAACAGTCCCAGTGCAACTGTGACGCTCAACATAATAAATGGtaagtttattaaatagtATAACTTTACACAAAATTTcgataaatttatagaaagtGCATCACACACTTGCCTTGTCTCCAATTCAATTAGATATTAAATTTGGATTATGTTTCGTTTTAGGGGAGTCCTCCGCCTCGGCGGTTACGTCATCGGCTCCTGTAACTCGGGCGTATACTTTATGTGTCCTGGGATTGCTGCTGAGTGTCATTGTCATCAGTGTCGGACACAGGACATGACATGTTGAGGCTGGGCAGAAAGAAAAGCTGATTTAATGGAATGGATGTGAATGGAAGCAGAGCCATTggttaaagtaaagtaaaaatactCGGCCAACAAGATTAAtagatgcattaaaaaagacacaaaaaacacaagcaAATTGATAagattaatttaaacaaaaaatatatatataattaatatgccATACGAAGTATAATCGAATACATGTTGTATGTTATGTGTAAGCTAGTTGGTTTTGTCTACTAGCTAAATTACttaataagtaaatacaaGAAAATTCGGAGCAACTGAGATTAAAATGCAACATTTTCTCCACAActtcggaattttaagcaacTCATGAAATTGCCAGTTCTGCGAGCTCTAAGCAACTAGTTGTTCAACTTTTGGACATAAGCAGTCAACGTGTTCAAGTGTCCAAGAATTCACATTTATCTgactttgcattttgttgcagtTCTGTGGGAAATGGAAAGTCCGAGTGGGAGTCCTCGTatgtttacataaatacataaccgtaaatatttatgcagcatgaaatgaaattgcatcAATATTCTTATCAACCTGTGCATAGTCGTTCTAGTTGTGTAACAAACTGAATCACAAATGAATTTTGGAATTGCAATAGAACGCAAGCAATTGGTCAACTGAAACAAATTGGAATTTCTAGATACCAAACTGAACATTTATGGTCGGAGTTCACACTCGCTATGCtgcattaattaaacaaaaatatttcatttatttatgcctGTTTATCTTCGGTATTTCATTTATGTCTGTTTCCATTTTATCCGGgctttgtatttattatacccCGTGAATTCTAGGGAaatatttcaatcatttttgCTTTCTGATTAGTTGTGTTTCCaacatttctaaaaatatgcaatcGATCAGATAATTTTGATGATTAGAATTCTTTTCGATTTGATATATCTTTCGTCTATGACCTGtgaatattattacaatttctatctatatttattacaaaattctaaagtaaataattttaaattaatcaattttcatttgctaatttgaaaacacatttaaagcaTTATTCTCACTAAGTTCTTCCAGGTGGGGAAAgaatatatttgcaaaattatttgttttgagaGAAAATCGCATCAGTTTATCTGTAAGCATAGACGTAAGGCGTCAACTGTATATAATCGAAAAAAGGAtgtaaaataatgaaatacgaaattgtcaacaaataaaatagataaaaaatATGATGTTCAAGCATTTGCCCATGGGCTGagagtattaaaaatactaataaattgcatttaaaacaatatgAAAAGTAAAGGTAACCTAGttgaatatagtataaatCTGTGTGTAAGCAAGCAGCAGTCGAAATGCACGAGTGcatgaatttatttacacacttgtatcgattttaaataattaaatacataaaaaacatACAACGTGGAATGCAACTACAAACAATGACAATGTCTGCTATAATAACAATTGCTGCTGGCCTTGTCTTTCATTTTGATTCGAATTCGTTTGATTTCCGCTCACAGTTGCAATTAAGTTGAAATCGAAAGGGTGAGAAAGAGAGCcaaataaaagccaaattGTTGACACAAAtgtaataaacaataaacgcttaattgcaattagttgCAGCGAATTAACTTAAAGTTCAATTAATCGAACGTGCATTGATTGCACTCAATATTaacgaaaagcaaaacgataaagaataaatataatgcCAAATGGCGTCACACGGCGAACGTTcgaaatatgtacatacataaaatatacatatatgtatttatgagTTACTTGTCGGTCATTAATAAAATCAACCACAATCACCGGAGAGAACATAAATGGGGCAACACTGTGGTCAGCAGCCTGTGGCGccttgcaacattttttaaatccCATTCTGTCTCCTATGATAAACACGTATCAAATGTTTGCGGTCGTTGTGGTC
It encodes:
- the LOC117573830 gene encoding hemicentin-2; translated protein: MRLWKNRSKMRIDRTAKVHTAPHYRPQLAQLLIGGILYMTIASHPQTTAATAVTAAANFDESGMDSSSSSSSSSSSASASASASATSSVGSSAAAAAFAAAQSSPLMPEVGALLASGVLVEPYLDGYATSNVTTQIGTHAYLPCRVKQLGNKSVSWIRLRDGHILTVDRAVFIADQRFLALKQPDKYWTLQIKYVQARDAGTYECQVSTEPKVSARVQLQVVVPRTEILGEPDRYVKAGSNVVLRCIVRGALEPPTFIMWYHGAEQLAADSRRHRTQLDPNLPEASGEGQSTIGSLIIESAKKRDTGNYTCSPSNSPSATVTLNIINGESSASAVTSSAPVTRAYTLCVLGLLLSVIVISVGHRT